Proteins encoded together in one Cyanobium sp. WAJ14-Wanaka window:
- the gndA gene encoding NADP-dependent phosphogluconate dehydrogenase — MGKAHFGLIGLGVMGENLVLNAERNGFSSAVYNRTWSKTEDFLAGLGAGKDIVGAATLQELVEKLERPRRILMMVKAGQPVDDTIAAISPYLEEGDLLIDGGNSLYTDTERRVAELESNSFGYIGMGVSGGAKGALEGPSMMPGGTKAAYDAIEPLVRKMAAQVDDGPCVTYIGPGGAGHFVKTVHNGIEYGIEQILAEAYDLMKRVAGLNGDQMADVLGQWNQTEELASFLVEITEVCLRTKDPADGSDLVEKIVDAAGQKGTGLWTVVSALEMGVPVPTIYAALNARVLSSLRPERLAAETVISAPPAHGFDLGSPEAGMEHLRDACIAACIVSYGQGMALMQEASKLHDYKLNFSAIGQIWKGGCIIRARLLQRIQDAYGTNPDLANLMLDPWFADQINRRLPGLRRVVAGAALAGIPVPCLTSTLDYIDSYRTGRLPQNLVQAMRDCFGSHTYARVDQPGNFHTEWLD, encoded by the coding sequence ATGGGTAAGGCACATTTCGGCCTAATTGGTCTGGGCGTAATGGGGGAAAACCTTGTGCTCAACGCTGAGCGCAATGGTTTCTCGAGTGCCGTCTACAACCGCACCTGGTCCAAGACCGAGGATTTCCTTGCTGGTTTGGGTGCGGGCAAGGACATCGTCGGTGCCGCAACGCTGCAGGAGCTAGTTGAAAAGCTGGAACGGCCTAGACGCATCCTGATGATGGTTAAGGCCGGCCAGCCCGTAGATGACACGATCGCTGCCATTTCCCCCTACCTGGAGGAGGGTGATCTCCTGATTGATGGGGGAAATTCCCTCTACACCGACACCGAGCGTCGGGTGGCCGAACTCGAGAGTAATAGCTTTGGATATATCGGCATGGGGGTTTCCGGGGGAGCCAAGGGAGCACTGGAGGGCCCGAGCATGATGCCCGGGGGTACCAAGGCGGCCTACGACGCCATTGAGCCCCTAGTCCGCAAAATGGCCGCCCAGGTCGATGACGGCCCCTGCGTCACATATATCGGCCCCGGCGGCGCCGGCCACTTCGTCAAGACAGTCCACAACGGCATTGAGTACGGCATTGAGCAAATTCTTGCCGAGGCCTATGACCTGATGAAGAGGGTCGCGGGTCTCAATGGCGATCAAATGGCCGATGTGCTTGGTCAGTGGAACCAAACCGAGGAATTGGCCTCATTCCTGGTTGAAATCACCGAGGTCTGCCTGCGTACCAAGGATCCGGCTGACGGAAGCGACCTCGTTGAGAAAATTGTTGATGCTGCAGGTCAAAAGGGTACAGGTCTCTGGACCGTTGTCAGCGCCCTGGAAATGGGTGTGCCCGTACCGACTATTTATGCCGCCCTCAATGCCCGGGTACTCAGCTCCCTGCGACCGGAACGGCTAGCAGCCGAGACAGTTATTTCTGCCCCCCCTGCCCATGGCTTCGATCTGGGTTCGCCCGAGGCGGGGATGGAGCACCTTCGCGATGCATGCATCGCCGCCTGCATCGTCAGCTACGGCCAGGGCATGGCCCTTATGCAGGAGGCTTCCAAGCTCCACGACTACAAACTCAATTTCTCAGCAATCGGCCAAATCTGGAAAGGGGGCTGCATCATTCGTGCCCGCCTGCTTCAGCGAATCCAGGACGCCTATGGGACCAATCCCGATCTGGCCAACCTGATGCTCGATCCCTGGTTTGCTGACCAGATCAACCGCAGGCTTCCAGGCCTACGCCGGGTGGTGGCTGGGGCAGCCCTTGCTGGCATTCCGGTGCCTTGCCTGACCAGCACCCTGGATTACATCGACAGCTATCGCACCGGACGTCTGCCCCAGAATCTGGTTCAGGCGATGCGGGACTGCTTTGGATCCCACACCTATGCCAGGGTCGACCAGCCTGGCAATTTCCATACAGAGTGGCTCGACTAG
- a CDS encoding glucose-1-phosphate adenylyltransferase gives MKRVLAIILGGGAGTRLYPLTKTRAKPAVPLAGKYRLIDIPISNCINSEINKIYVLTQFNSASLNRHLTMSYNLSAGFGQGFVEVLAAQQTPDSPSWFEGTADAVRKYQWLFQEWDVDHYLILSGDQLYRMDYSKFVEHHIATGAQLTVGALPVDAAQAQEFGLMRTDSEGSIAEFREKPKGEALEAMRVDTQSLGLSPEEAEKRPFLASMGIYVFSRETLFNLLSSNPSATDFGKEIIPSSLARGDRLQSFLFDDYWEDIGTIGAFFEANLALTDQPNPAFSFYDEKFPIYTRPRYLPPSKLQDSQVTESIIGEGSLLKACTIHHCVLGVRSRIEDEVVLQDTLLMGADYFESSEERAVLRERGGIPIGVGKGTTVKRAILDKNVRIGSNVSIINKDRVEEADRPELNFYIRNGIVVVVKNGTIADGSVI, from the coding sequence ATGAAGCGCGTTTTGGCGATCATTCTTGGTGGCGGTGCCGGTACCCGCCTTTATCCCCTCACCAAGACCAGGGCCAAGCCCGCTGTGCCCCTGGCTGGTAAGTACCGGCTGATTGATATTCCCATCAGCAATTGCATCAATTCAGAGATCAACAAGATCTATGTGCTGACCCAATTCAACAGTGCCTCGCTCAACCGTCACCTGACGATGAGCTACAACCTCTCGGCCGGCTTTGGTCAGGGCTTTGTGGAGGTGCTGGCAGCCCAGCAAACCCCCGATAGCCCCAGCTGGTTTGAGGGCACCGCAGACGCCGTTCGTAAATACCAGTGGCTGTTCCAGGAATGGGATGTGGACCACTACCTGATCCTTTCCGGCGACCAGCTGTACCGGATGGATTACAGCAAATTTGTTGAGCACCACATCGCCACTGGTGCCCAGCTCACGGTGGGAGCCTTGCCTGTTGATGCGGCCCAGGCTCAGGAATTCGGGTTAATGCGAACGGATTCCGAGGGCAGCATTGCTGAATTTAGGGAGAAGCCCAAGGGAGAGGCCCTTGAAGCCATGCGTGTGGATACCCAGAGCCTTGGCCTTTCGCCTGAGGAAGCCGAGAAGCGACCATTTCTAGCCTCGATGGGAATCTATGTATTTAGTCGGGAAACCCTGTTTAATTTATTGAGCAGCAATCCCAGTGCCACTGATTTTGGTAAGGAGATAATCCCCTCTTCCCTGGCCCGGGGCGATCGGCTCCAAAGCTTCCTGTTTGATGATTACTGGGAAGATATCGGTACAATTGGGGCCTTCTTTGAGGCAAATCTTGCCCTTACAGACCAGCCCAATCCCGCATTTTCCTTCTATGACGAAAAATTTCCTATTTATACTCGGCCACGCTACTTGCCCCCCAGCAAGCTGCAGGATTCCCAAGTTACTGAATCCATTATTGGCGAAGGATCGCTGCTAAAAGCTTGCACAATTCATCACTGTGTTCTAGGCGTTAGAAGTCGCATCGAGGATGAGGTAGTACTCCAGGACACCCTTCTCATGGGGGCAGATTACTTCGAATCATCTGAAGAGCGTGCTGTTCTTAGGGAGAGGGGTGGCATTCCCATTGGTGTGGGCAAAGGTACAACGGTGAAGCGGGCAATCCTGGATAAAAACGTTCGAATTGGTAGTAATGTCTCGATAATCAACAAGGACCGGGTCGAAGAGGCAGACAGGCCTGAACTAAATTTTTATATTCGCAATGGCATCGTGGTTGTCGTCAAAAATGGAACCATTGCCGACGGATCGGTGATTTAA
- a CDS encoding glutamyl-tRNA reductase, producing the protein MHIAVVGLSHRTAPVEIRERLSIPDQTMEASLNQLRADEQVLEASILSTCNRLEIYTLLRNPEQGISAVGSFLSQHSGLDVEDLSPHLFTYHHEEAISHLLRVAAGLDSLVLGEGQILSQVKKMVRLGQEHRSVGPILNRLLTQAVSTGKRVRTETNLGTGAVSISSAAVELAQLKVGQARGLDDLVPLDQEQVAVVGAGRMARLLLQHLQAKGCKGVVLLNRTVSRAELLAADFPALPVQCRPLTDLNHCLSTCSLVFTSTAADEPIISAASLSALNRRSSLILVDIGVPRNISADTADLAGVSAYDVDDLQEVVARNQEARREIAAEAEGLLEEESRIFLEWWDGLEAVPVVNRLRRQLEDIREQELQKALSRMGPDLSARERKVVEALSKGIINKVLHTPVTNLRSPQPRQQRHTAMRVLQDLFELNSDQGLADGSSNQ; encoded by the coding sequence ATGCACATCGCCGTAGTCGGCCTTAGTCACCGCACGGCTCCAGTGGAGATCCGGGAGCGCCTCAGCATCCCGGACCAAACCATGGAGGCATCGCTCAACCAGCTTCGAGCTGACGAGCAGGTGCTTGAGGCTTCAATCCTCAGCACCTGTAACCGGCTCGAGATCTACACCCTGCTCCGCAATCCGGAGCAGGGTATTTCTGCTGTTGGATCCTTCCTGAGCCAGCATTCAGGGCTTGACGTGGAGGATCTGAGCCCCCACCTATTCACCTATCACCACGAAGAGGCGATCAGCCATCTGTTGCGGGTAGCAGCGGGACTCGATTCCCTAGTGCTGGGAGAGGGACAGATCCTTTCCCAGGTAAAGAAAATGGTTCGGCTGGGCCAGGAGCATCGTTCCGTAGGGCCGATTCTGAACAGGTTGTTGACCCAGGCCGTAAGTACGGGCAAGCGGGTCAGAACCGAAACCAACCTGGGCACGGGAGCTGTTTCGATCAGTTCAGCAGCCGTCGAATTGGCCCAGCTAAAGGTCGGCCAGGCAAGGGGCCTAGATGACCTCGTCCCCCTTGATCAGGAGCAGGTGGCCGTGGTCGGCGCCGGGCGCATGGCACGGCTACTGCTCCAGCATCTCCAGGCGAAGGGCTGTAAGGGGGTGGTTCTGCTCAATCGCACCGTCAGTAGGGCCGAGCTATTGGCAGCTGATTTCCCTGCATTGCCGGTCCAATGCAGGCCCCTCACCGACCTCAACCACTGCCTCAGCACCTGCTCCCTCGTATTTACGAGTACGGCGGCAGATGAACCGATCATCAGCGCAGCCAGCCTCTCAGCCCTAAACCGCCGCTCAAGCTTGATCCTGGTAGACATCGGCGTACCGCGCAATATCTCCGCCGATACCGCTGATCTGGCTGGGGTCTCCGCCTATGACGTGGATGACCTCCAGGAGGTGGTGGCCAGAAACCAGGAGGCTCGCAGGGAAATAGCGGCCGAGGCCGAGGGTTTGCTCGAGGAGGAATCCAGGATTTTTCTCGAATGGTGGGATGGGCTTGAGGCCGTTCCAGTGGTGAACAGGCTAAGGCGCCAACTGGAGGACATCCGCGAACAGGAGCTTCAGAAGGCCCTTAGCCGCATGGGACCGGACCTTTCAGCGCGGGAACGGAAGGTGGTCGAGGCCCTCAGTAAGGGGATCATCAATAAGGTCCTGCATACCCCCGTCACCAACCTGAGGTCACCCCAGCCCCGTCAACAGCGCCACACAGCCATGCGGGTGCTCCAGGACCTCTTTGAGCTCAATTCAGACCAGGGATTGGCTGATGGTTCCAGCAACCAGTAA
- the glpX gene encoding class II fructose-bisphosphatase — MDRTLIQEILEVVEQAAIASAELTGLGKKDEADAAAVEAMRTRMGKIQMQGRIVIGEGERDEAPMLYIGEEVGSGTGPGVDFAVDPCEGTNLCANSQRGSMAVLAASDRGGLFNAPDFYMKKLAAPPAAKGKVDIRKSATENISILSEVLGLAASELTIVVMDRARHKDLIAEIRATGARVQPISDGDVQAAIACGFAGTGTHCLMGIGAAPEGVISAAAMRALGGHFQGQLVYDPAVAQTSEWADYTKEGNIARLNEMGITDVDKIYEAEELASGENVVFAGSGITDGLLFHGVKFEKDCTRTSSLVISTLDDTARFTNTIHIKQGAKSIALT; from the coding sequence GTGGATCGCACCCTCATCCAGGAAATTCTCGAGGTCGTTGAACAGGCCGCCATCGCATCAGCTGAACTGACCGGCCTGGGCAAAAAAGACGAAGCCGATGCCGCTGCTGTTGAAGCCATGCGCACGCGCATGGGCAAGATTCAAATGCAAGGTCGGATCGTGATTGGCGAGGGTGAGCGCGATGAAGCGCCCATGCTCTACATCGGCGAGGAAGTGGGCAGTGGCACCGGTCCCGGTGTGGATTTTGCCGTTGATCCCTGCGAAGGCACAAACCTTTGCGCCAACAGCCAGAGGGGTTCGATGGCGGTACTTGCCGCCTCAGACCGTGGTGGCCTCTTCAACGCCCCCGACTTCTACATGAAGAAGCTGGCTGCCCCCCCTGCCGCCAAGGGCAAGGTGGATATCCGCAAGTCGGCCACTGAAAACATCAGCATCCTCAGTGAGGTCCTTGGCCTGGCCGCCAGTGAGCTGACCATTGTGGTGATGGATCGGGCCCGGCACAAGGATTTGATTGCTGAAATCCGTGCCACAGGTGCCCGGGTGCAGCCCATTTCCGATGGAGATGTCCAGGCCGCCATCGCCTGTGGATTTGCTGGCACAGGTACCCACTGCCTGATGGGTATTGGTGCCGCCCCTGAGGGTGTCATTTCCGCCGCTGCCATGCGAGCTCTTGGCGGCCACTTCCAGGGCCAGCTGGTCTATGACCCCGCTGTGGCCCAGACCAGCGAGTGGGCCGATTACACCAAGGAGGGCAACATCGCCCGGCTCAACGAAATGGGCATCACCGATGTGGACAAGATCTACGAAGCCGAGGAACTGGCCTCAGGTGAAAACGTTGTTTTTGCTGGCAGTGGCATCACCGATGGCTTGCTTTTCCATGGGGTGAAGTTTGAGAAAGACTGCACCCGCACCAGCAGCCTGGTGATCAGCACCCTCGACGACACCGCCCGCTTCACCAACACCATCCACATCAAACAGGGGGCTAAGAGCATCGCCCTCACCTGA
- the rpe gene encoding ribulose-phosphate 3-epimerase, whose product MSTKSLVISPSILSADFSRLGDDVRAVDEAGADWIHVDVMDGRFVPNITIGPLIVQALRPVTTKTLDVHLMIVEPERYVADFAKAGADIISVQVEACPHLHRNLAQIKDLGKMAGAVLNPSTPLDTLEYCLELCDLVLIMSVNPGFGGQSFIPSQVDKIRDLRRMCDAKGLDPWIEVDGGIKAENAWQVIEAGANAIVSGSGVFNQPSYAEAITGIRNSRRPGA is encoded by the coding sequence ATGAGCACCAAGTCTCTGGTGATCTCCCCTTCGATCCTCTCGGCTGATTTTTCCAGACTTGGTGACGATGTCCGTGCCGTAGACGAGGCAGGGGCCGACTGGATTCATGTGGACGTGATGGATGGGCGCTTCGTTCCCAACATCACGATTGGACCACTGATCGTTCAGGCCCTGAGACCTGTGACAACCAAGACCCTGGATGTCCACCTGATGATCGTGGAGCCCGAAAGGTATGTGGCCGATTTTGCCAAGGCCGGCGCAGACATCATCAGCGTCCAAGTCGAAGCCTGTCCGCACCTTCACCGGAATTTGGCCCAGATCAAGGATCTCGGCAAAATGGCAGGGGCGGTTCTAAACCCCAGCACTCCCCTGGATACCCTCGAGTATTGCCTGGAACTCTGTGACCTGGTTTTGATCATGAGCGTCAACCCGGGCTTTGGGGGTCAAAGCTTTATTCCTTCCCAAGTAGACAAAATCCGCGATCTGCGCCGGATGTGTGATGCAAAGGGCTTGGATCCCTGGATCGAGGTGGATGGCGGCATTAAGGCAGAAAATGCCTGGCAGGTTATCGAGGCCGGCGCAAACGCAATTGTTAGTGGCTCGGGGGTCTTCAACCAGCCGAGCTACGCAGAAGCAATTACCGGCATTCGCAACAGCCGCCGGCCGGGCGCCTAG
- the ccsB gene encoding c-type cytochrome biogenesis protein CcsB encodes MSALLHDPVLALGLGAFALLLLVLPLSFWALSGGRNSSAVRLLVASANLCLTAQLVLRWLDSGHFPISNLYESLCFLAWACTFTQLLVERSWPSPLVPAAATPMALGCVAFASFALPGTLQEASPLVPALRSSWLIMHVSVIMVSYAALLVGSLLSLAVLFTDRGQVLELRSNSIGSGGYRQAQLATAGGNPGPAQLSSVAMPVAEQLDSLSYRTITVGFLLLSVGLVSGAVWANEAWGSWWSWDPKETWALICWLVYAAYLHTRLIRGWQGRKPAFVAVAGLVVIAVCYIGVNLLGIGLHSYGWFFDS; translated from the coding sequence TTGAGCGCCCTGTTACACGACCCAGTTCTCGCCCTGGGGCTTGGGGCTTTTGCCCTGCTTCTGCTGGTATTACCCCTATCTTTCTGGGCCCTTAGTGGCGGCCGCAACAGTTCAGCCGTGCGGTTGCTTGTTGCCTCTGCAAACCTCTGCCTAACGGCCCAATTGGTCCTGCGCTGGCTGGATTCGGGCCATTTCCCGATCAGCAATCTCTACGAATCCCTGTGCTTTTTGGCCTGGGCCTGCACCTTCACCCAGTTACTCGTGGAGCGCAGTTGGCCCTCTCCGCTTGTTCCAGCAGCTGCAACGCCCATGGCCTTGGGATGTGTGGCCTTTGCCAGTTTTGCCCTGCCCGGCACCCTTCAAGAGGCATCACCCCTGGTTCCGGCCCTTCGCTCCAGCTGGCTGATCATGCACGTCAGCGTGATCATGGTGAGTTATGCGGCGCTCCTTGTGGGCTCCCTGCTCTCCCTGGCGGTGCTCTTTACGGACAGGGGACAGGTGCTCGAGTTGCGCAGTAATTCCATCGGCAGTGGCGGCTATCGCCAGGCCCAACTTGCTACCGCCGGGGGAAATCCAGGGCCAGCCCAGCTGAGCAGTGTGGCAATGCCGGTGGCTGAGCAACTCGATTCGCTCAGCTACAGAACGATCACAGTTGGCTTTTTGCTGCTGTCTGTTGGCTTGGTAAGTGGGGCCGTTTGGGCTAACGAAGCCTGGGGAAGCTGGTGGAGCTGGGATCCCAAGGAAACCTGGGCTCTGATTTGTTGGCTGGTTTACGCCGCCTACCTACACACCCGCCTAATTCGCGGCTGGCAGGGCCGCAAGCCAGCATTCGTTGCCGTAGCAGGTCTGGTCGTCATAGCTGTTTGCTACATCGGCGTAAACCTGCTCGGCATTGGCCTGCACAGCTACGGCTGGTTCTTTGACAGCTAG
- a CDS encoding LptF/LptG family permease → MTAIDNVQTKILGGWRRIPLLDRWLLSELLGPLLFGIAAFTAVSLSVGAVFDLVRKVAESGLPINVAAHVLLLQMPQFLVLSFPMATLMATLLTYSKLSGNSELTALRSVGVATWRMVVPALAIALAMTLITFTFNEVVVPQTLRESKVVLNKALGRAIAGEQQDNVMFSKYGKISFPDGSRQRGLTHFFYAQRFNKGVMEQVTLLDLSRGNQRVLLTAERANWSEKDAQWIFRDGHLFSVDPDSKGATTSADFDRYLYPLGSEPQEMAKIPGYETMTIGQAKTAVKLLRQSGDQKQARKLTVRIQERFSFPAVCLVFGLIGSSLGVQPQSRHSRSQGFGLSVLLIFGYYLVAFMSSALGVKGTLLPFISAWFPVVLGLSGGVYLLRQSSR, encoded by the coding sequence ATGACAGCCATTGACAATGTTCAGACTAAAATTCTAGGGGGCTGGCGGCGAATTCCCCTACTGGATCGCTGGCTACTTTCTGAGTTGCTTGGTCCGCTGCTGTTTGGCATTGCGGCATTCACGGCTGTTTCCCTGTCGGTTGGTGCTGTATTTGATTTGGTACGCAAAGTTGCGGAATCAGGTCTGCCCATAAATGTGGCGGCCCATGTGCTGTTATTGCAGATGCCTCAGTTCTTGGTGTTGTCATTTCCGATGGCTACACTAATGGCCACACTGCTTACCTACAGCAAACTCTCAGGCAACAGTGAGCTCACCGCCCTCCGCTCGGTTGGAGTTGCCACCTGGAGGATGGTTGTGCCAGCCCTGGCAATTGCCCTGGCGATGACCTTAATAACCTTTACCTTTAATGAGGTGGTTGTACCCCAGACCCTGAGGGAATCAAAAGTTGTACTGAATAAAGCCCTTGGCAGAGCCATAGCAGGTGAACAGCAGGATAATGTGATGTTCTCAAAGTACGGAAAAATTAGCTTTCCGGATGGTTCTCGTCAGCGAGGTTTGACCCACTTCTTCTATGCCCAACGCTTTAACAAAGGCGTTATGGAACAGGTCACCCTTTTGGATCTTTCTAGAGGTAATCAAAGGGTTTTGTTGACTGCCGAGAGGGCCAATTGGAGCGAGAAGGATGCCCAATGGATATTTCGAGACGGACACCTATTCTCCGTCGATCCAGACTCTAAGGGCGCTACCACATCTGCAGATTTTGATCGATACCTTTATCCCCTTGGGAGCGAGCCCCAGGAGATGGCGAAGATACCCGGTTATGAAACAATGACAATCGGCCAGGCTAAAACGGCAGTTAAATTGCTGCGTCAATCTGGCGATCAGAAGCAGGCCCGTAAACTTACTGTTCGAATTCAGGAGCGCTTTTCCTTTCCCGCTGTCTGCCTGGTGTTTGGTCTGATCGGCAGCAGCCTTGGTGTGCAACCCCAATCTCGCCACAGCCGCAGCCAGGGATTTGGTCTGAGTGTTTTGCTGATATTCGGCTACTACCTTGTGGCCTTCATGTCGAGCGCCCTCGGAGTCAAGGGCACATTGCTGCCGTTCATTTCAGCCTGGTTCCCGGTTGTCCTGGGTCTGTCAGGGGGTGTGTATCTGTTGCGCCAATCAAGTCGCTGA
- the lptB gene encoding LPS export ABC transporter ATP-binding protein has translation MSLQLKDVVLAIQGRVLVDNVSLELSPGEVVGLLGPNGAGKTTTFGLVTGLLRPDSGTILMDGTDVQSLSMPQRARLGIGYLPQEPSVFRQLSVRDNLRLALDGSATPKSIRRDRLESLVEDFHLQAFQNRKGYQLSGGERRRTEVARALAVGESGPRYLLLDEPFAGVDPIAVADLQELIDQLRQRGMGLLVTDHNVRETLAITDRAYILSEGSILASGSSAEVGSNPLVRRHYLGEDFRL, from the coding sequence ATGAGTCTGCAACTCAAGGATGTAGTACTGGCTATCCAGGGTCGTGTTCTGGTTGATAATGTTTCCCTGGAACTATCGCCAGGCGAGGTGGTGGGCCTGCTGGGTCCAAATGGAGCAGGTAAAACCACAACCTTTGGGCTTGTCACGGGTCTGCTGCGGCCCGATTCGGGCACAATTTTAATGGACGGGACTGACGTTCAATCCCTATCGATGCCCCAGCGGGCCCGTCTAGGTATCGGCTACTTACCCCAGGAGCCGAGTGTTTTCAGGCAACTCTCGGTTAGGGATAACCTCAGATTGGCCCTAGATGGGAGTGCGACGCCTAAATCAATCCGTAGGGATCGCCTTGAGTCGCTGGTGGAAGACTTCCATCTTCAGGCTTTTCAAAATCGCAAGGGTTACCAACTCTCCGGCGGCGAACGTCGCCGGACAGAGGTGGCAAGGGCGCTGGCGGTTGGTGAATCGGGACCTCGCTATTTGCTTCTCGATGAACCCTTTGCAGGGGTGGACCCCATTGCGGTTGCAGATCTTCAGGAACTAATCGATCAACTACGCCAGCGCGGCATGGGCTTGCTGGTTACGGACCATAACGTCCGTGAAACCCTGGCCATAACTGATCGAGCCTATATTCTTTCCGAAGGTTCCATTCTTGCTTCTGGATCATCCGCAGAGGTTGGATCTAATCCCCTTGTGCGCCGTCACTACCTTGGCGAGGATTTCAGGCTATGA
- a CDS encoding LPS-assembly protein LptD: MLKRLVAIGVATFAFHGMGLATAASAVPAEQRIVTPTTGLVSIESDLQQADNSTGVVTATGNVKIVYPDQRVIATARQAQYFSKENRVVLSGDVDVVQADGHSIRAEQVVYLVERERLVAQPLAGGQVVSKYRLNSAPTQAVKAP; encoded by the coding sequence GTGCTGAAACGACTGGTCGCCATAGGTGTTGCCACCTTTGCCTTCCATGGCATGGGCCTGGCCACGGCTGCTTCAGCAGTTCCAGCCGAGCAGCGGATCGTTACACCTACTACGGGACTTGTCAGCATTGAATCTGATCTTCAGCAGGCAGACAACTCAACTGGGGTGGTAACTGCCACTGGCAATGTAAAAATCGTCTATCCGGACCAGCGAGTTATCGCAACTGCCCGCCAAGCCCAATACTTTTCCAAGGAGAATCGAGTAGTCCTGAGCGGCGATGTGGACGTGGTTCAGGCAGATGGGCACTCGATTAGGGCTGAACAGGTGGTGTATCTAGTTGAGCGTGAGCGGCTTGTAGCCCAGCCCCTAGCTGGGGGCCAGGTGGTGTCGAAGTATCGACTCAACTCCGCTCCTACCCAGGCGGTTAAGGCCCCATGA
- a CDS encoding DUF309 domain-containing protein, whose product MASPHGSCLEEELLMADPRLGRAIELFNQGEWYACHDCLEELWHETAGPMRPVLHGVLQMAVAELHLERGNLRGATLLLGEALGRLKTAPDQALGLDLKALQVTGAGRLDALHRQSSLVGIDQPKLTAAQQE is encoded by the coding sequence ATGGCTTCTCCCCATGGATCCTGCCTAGAGGAGGAACTCTTGATGGCCGATCCCAGGCTTGGCAGGGCTATCGAACTCTTCAATCAAGGCGAGTGGTATGCCTGCCACGACTGCCTCGAAGAGCTTTGGCATGAAACTGCTGGCCCAATGCGACCAGTACTTCACGGAGTTTTACAGATGGCAGTGGCCGAGCTGCACCTGGAAAGGGGGAATTTGCGCGGTGCCACGCTTCTGCTGGGTGAGGCCCTTGGCCGCTTGAAAACCGCCCCCGACCAAGCCCTTGGCCTTGATCTGAAGGCCCTGCAGGTCACCGGCGCTGGTCGCCTCGATGCACTGCATAGGCAGAGCTCCCTGGTTGGCATTGATCAGCCCAAATTGACTGCAGCGCAACAAGAGTGA